aaattttgacAACAAAAAATTTTGGTTTGGTCTACTAAACctatttaaactttttttttaattatagtTTCTTTCTCAACATTATAGTTGAGTTTTTATCTAAATCTATTAATAAGACAATTAAATGAACAGTGATTTTTTAGGCGTGGTTTATTGTGAATGGGTAATTTGGGCGGTTCTTCACACGCGTTATTTCTTTCCCAATCCACCTCCCTATTTAAATCACATTTTCTCCACAACTGCCCAGAATTCTCCCCCACCGTCACTTCCGGTCATCCACACAGGACTTCCGTGCTCATCTCAATTGAAACGATGGAGGCTGATGAAGCTCAGAAATCGGAAGCGGGTTTCCGACGACTAGGGTTCTGCTGCGAATCGATGACGGAGGTGATTTTGGGGTTCTCTCCAACAACCGGTATACCTTTGAATGCCCCGTTTTTACCCAGATCGAACGGTTGACGATTCTGCAAGGTTGAAGCGGTTTTCGGCGGAGATAATCGCCACCCACTGATTTCGCTGGAGGATATTGTCTTGATGTTTACGGGTATGCTCTTCTTTGTTATCTTGATTTATCTTTttggtttgctttatttttttgCTTGATTTTACAAAATTCTTTTTGTTGTTTCATGTCTTTGTTCAGTTGCATGTGATTTTTAGGTTTACTTAATTGTGATTTTAGGCTTCCATTTTGATGTTTATTTTCTAATTGGATAAGCTTTTTGAAGCCCACCAACTGTTTGTCATGATGTCAGTAACAAAAAATGTTGGGATTTGTCTAATATCCGAACTTATTGGTTTGTGAATGGTAGAATAGGCAAATGACAATATACATTCTCAATAGAATATCCACCATCTGAAAAAACCGATTTCCACTATACTCGCATTCGTATATGCTTCAAATCCATTTCCACTATACTCGCATTCTTCAAGTTTTAAAATTTGCAGATCTAATCGTTCTTTGTAGTTTGATCTACAGGAATGGAAGATGATAACGATTCGGAGCATGTTACGAGGAGTCCTTCATTCGGAGAGAATGAATTTGTTCATGGTGAGTTAGTTTCCTGCTCAAATGGATGTTAATACGATTGATCAGGTGATGATTTAAGAGTCCGTCATGGAACCCTATATAACACATTTTCCATGTTGCTGTAAGTTGTTTGAAGATTTCATGTAGAATTAATTACCCTAAAGGCCCCCTTTTATTGTTATTTCATATCAATCAAGAATTAAATTTTGGGAATTATTTACTGTTCTTTTCCATATATTTTGGTGTTTCAGCAGTGCTAGACATCATTCATACATATTCTTCTAAGTTCAGCCATTAATCATTTGCTTGAGCCTTGAGCTCGGCTCGAATTCTAAGTCGAGCATAGTATTTGACCTGGGGCTCGGCTTGGTTCACTTATACATTTTCTTCCAAATTCAACTGTTAATTATTTGCTTGACCCATGGTCAGCTTGAGCACGACCCAAAGTTAACCCAAGATGACTAGGCAATTCAGCATGGCTAAAATTCTGAACCAGTCTCGAATTTAACCAAATTTAACCAGAGATGGCTCAGATGTATTTatacattttctttcaaattcaACCATTAAACATATGCTCGAGCCAGCATGAGCTCAAAATCTGCCCTTAAACCAATTCTAAACTTGACTGAATATTTGAGCTGGGCCTAGGCTCCCTTATAAACCAAGCCAACATGATTAGGCTCGAGTCACCTTAGCTCGATTGCCTGGGTTCATTTATACATTATAAGGGTATTTGATGTAGGGTGTGTGTGATCATCTTATTTAATTGGTGGGTATTTAATAGTTCatctttttttttgtattttttttattttgtttttaatttcaATCCAACTGTATTAGTATTTTCTGTGTAGAAAAGTCTGCGGCTTGTGAAATTTCTATGAGGCTTTTTATGTATAATATAGGGTAAAGGTATTGTGACTAATTTTATATACTTCAGGGTTAAATTTATCAAATTTGGGTTATACGGTAAGGAGTAACTAAAGAAAACTGAGACCGAATTCGAGTTCCCAACGACCCGTTAACGATCCATTAAGTCACTAATTTGATACTGATTTGTGATTAGGCGAAGGCTAAGCTCGAGAAATCGATGGTTGCTGATAATGAATCTGGTAAGAGTATTCAGAGTGAGGTTCGAACGAGCTCGGGCATGTTTCTTAACAAAGCTCAGGTCAGTGGTagctatatttttttatatttagaaACATCATGTTGGTTTGAATTTATATTATGTTAATATGATGTTAGGCTGTAGCTAGAAGTTTGTGTGTTGTACTTGTGTGTAGCAAGAGTTAAAATTATGTTAATATGATGATAGGTTATAACACCAACCCACAACGTTTAGACTTGTACAATTTGTTTTTAGTACCTTTTTGATGAAATTTACCAGTAATTGAGTTATTTGTTTGGTTTTAAGGTGCCATGTTCTGTATTTGATGTGCCTTTACAAAAGGAG
This genomic stretch from Helianthus annuus cultivar XRQ/B chromosome 8, HanXRQr2.0-SUNRISE, whole genome shotgun sequence harbors:
- the LOC110872877 gene encoding probable prolyl 4-hydroxylase 7 isoform X2: MITIRSMLRGVLHSERMNLFMAKAKLEKSMVADNESGKSIQSEVRTSSGMFLNKAQGEGMLYVWWQRSSYEIQDL
- the LOC110872877 gene encoding probable prolyl 4-hydroxylase 7 isoform X1 → MITIRSMLRGVLHSERMNLFMAKAKLEKSMVADNESGKSIQSEVRTSSGMFLNKAQIQGEGMLYVWWQRSSYEIQDL